The segment AGCAACTGGCCGGTCTCGTCGTCGCCGCGCGGCTCGATGCGGCGGGTCAGGTCGAAATGGGCGATGGCATCGGCCACGCCCACGGCCTCGCGCAGCGGGCCGGTGATGGAGCGGGTCAGCCACAGGGCCAGGGCCACGGCCAGGGCCAGGGCGAAGCCGGTGAAGACCACCAGGCCGGTGCGGGCCGTGCTGTTGGCGGCTTCCACGCGCTTGGCGGCCGCGTCGAGCTGGTCGCGCTCATCCTGCACGATGGCCTTGATGGCGTCCTGGAAGGCGGTAGCCGCCGGCTGGAACTGGCTGTCGAAGATCTGGCGGGCCTTGTCGGCCTCGCCGGCCTTCTTGGCGGCCGAGACCGCGTCGCGGGTGCTCAGATAGGCCTTGCGCGCCGCGGAGAGTTTCTCGAAGAGCTCGCGCTCGCGCGGCGAGGTCATCAGCTCGTCCAGCTTCTTCTGCAGCTCGGTGGACTGCTTGGTGGACTCGGCGGCCGTGGCGGCGAAGAACTCGGCCAGGGCCGGGTCGGTGCTCACCGCGATGGCGCTGGTGCGGTTCACGCCATTGGTGATGTTGCGGTACCAGTCGGAGGCGATGCGCTCGCTGACCAGGGAGACCTTGTACATATCGTCGGTCTCGGCCGCCACGCGCGACAGGGCCCAGTAGCCCAGACCCGAGCCGGCAAAGGCGATCAGCAGGACCAGGGTCAGGACGGCGCCGAGGCGCTGGCCGATAGAGCGACCGGAAAACAACTGGCTCAGCATGGGGAAAGTCTCCTAGATGGGGCGGCCTCTCAATGAGCCGTGACCAAGACCACGGCCCGCGGCCGTACCCCCGTCTATAGCGGCAGTTTCAGGGAAAACCTTAAGCCCTAATTTGCCTTGCGCTGCTGTCGGAGTGCGAATCGCGCCGGATCTATCGCGTCCGCCAGCTCGGCCTCCAGCGGCAAAGGGCTGCCGCAGAGCTGGGCGGCGGCCACCTGGCCGGCCAGGGCGGCCCAGCTGATGCCGCGCGAGCCCAGGGCGGTGCACAGCACCAGGCCCGGCAGCCTGGCCAGGCCCCGCAGCAGGTCCTGGCGGCCGCCTTGCTCGGCCGCGGGCACGCCGCCCACCAGGGGCAGGCGGTCCGGCGTCACCAGGCGCCAGCCCACCCGGCCGGCCAGCGGCGCCTCGGGGGCCTGTGCCAGGCCGGCCAGCTCGGCCCATTGGGCCAGATTGCTGGCCTGGTCGTTCTCGCGCAGCCGCGGGTCGGGATCGCCCAGCTGGGCCGTGGCGCCGCACCACAGGCCGCCCTGACCATCGGCCAGGGCATAGCCGGCGCCCGCCACCGGCAGGCGGGGCAGGGGCGCGGCGGCGGCCAGATGGCTGATCTGGCCGCGCTGGGCTACCAGGGGCAGGCCTGGCATCAGGGACGCCAGCAGGGCCTGGCCGGCCTGGCCGCCGGCCAGCACCAGGGCGGGGGCCTCGGCCAGCAGCCGGCCCTCGCCGTCCAGGGCCTGCCAGCCCGCGCCACCCCGGCGCAGGGCGGCGACCGGGCAATGCGTCAGCAGGCGGGCCTGGGCGGCCTGCAGCAGGGCCTGGACATAGGCGCGCGGGGGCAGGGCGCCGCCGCCGGGGTAGAACCAGGCAGGCTCGTGCAGGGGCAGGCCGGAACACGCGGCGGCGGCCTCGGCCGTCAGGGCCTGCAGATAGTCCGCCGGCAGGCCCTGGGTGGCCAGCGTGGCCTTCATGGCCGCCACATCCAGCTTGGTCTCCAGGCGCAGCAGGCCGGTCTGCAGCCAGGGCAGGGGCGGCAGCTCGGCCAGCAGGCGCTGGGTGGCCAGGGCGGCGGCGCGGTTGAAGCGGGCATGCACGCCGTCGCCGGGGTGCAGGGTGCCGTGGAAGAGGCCGCCGGGATTGCCCGAGCCCTCGCTGGCGCTCTCCGCCCGGGCGTCCAGCACCGTGACGGCCAGGCCCTCGCGGGCCAGGGCATGGGCGCAGGCGGCGCCGGCCAGGCCCGCACCGATCACCAGGGCCTCGCGGGCGCCCGGTGCCAGGGCCTGGCGCCCGGGCGGGCGCTGCAGCGCATGCCGGGGCGCGAAGCGGGCCACGCTCATCTGGCCCTTGGCGGCAAAACCAGGCGCCTTCTCCACCTCGAAGCCGGCGCTGGCCAAACCGTCGCGCACGGGGCGGGCCACGCTCCAGGTGGCGGCGGTGCAGCCCGGCGCGGCCAGACGGCCCAGGGACTTGAGCAGCCAGGGGTCCCAGATCTCCGGATTGCGCGCCGGGGCGAAACCGTCCAGGTAGATCGCATCCACCTCGGCCACCAGCTCGCGCAGCCAGTCGCGTGCATCGCCCAGGGCCAGCAGCAGGCGAACCTGGCCCTGCTCGAAGCTCAGGCTGTGCAGATTGGGCGTGAGCGGCGGCCAGGCCGCCAGCAACTGGCCGGCAAGCTCGGGCGCGGGGCTGCGCGCATGGGCGCGGGCCAGGTCCTCGCGGGTGAGCGGGTGCTTCTCGATGCTGATGAAAACCAGGCGCTCGCAGCGCTGTGGGTCCTCGCGCCAGGCGGCCCAGCTGGCCAGGAAGTTGTTGCCCAGGCCGAAGCCGGTTTCCAGGATCACGAAGCGCGTGCGGCCCTGCCAGCGCGCGGGCAGCTGGTTGCCGCCCAGGAAGACATGGCGGGCCTGGGCAAAGGCCCCGGCGCGGGCATGGTAGACATCGCCGTAGTCCGGCGCCTGGGCGACCTCGGCGTCGGAGAAATCCACGCGGGCCGGAACAATGGGAGCAGTCTTCATCGCAGGGCGGCGAGTATGCCAAAGCCCAGCGCGGCAGCGCTCGTCCAGGACAGGATCAGGGCGCCGATCACCCAGCGCGCATAGGCCCAGCCGCCGGCCGCCAGGGCTGTTAGGCCGCGGGTCAGGGAGTTGCAGGCGATGGTCAGCAGCAGGGCCTGGACCAGGGTGGCGGGCGTGATCTCGCCGCGCGCCGCCAGGCTGCCCAGGGAGGCCATGGGCGCATGCGCATCGGCAAAGGCCGCCAGGGCCACCGAGCCCAGCAGGCCCTGGGCGCCGAAGCGGCCATTGGCCCAGCCCACCAGGGCGCTGACGGCGCTGAGCAGGCCGGCCACGATCAGGGCCTCGCGCAGGCGCAGCGGGCCGCCGCTGCCCGGGCCGGCGGCCACCGTGGGTGCGCCGCGGGCCAGCAGCAGGGCCAGGCCCAGGGCGCAGAGCATGCCGGCCGCGCAGGTGGGTGCCACATGGTGCAGCTGGGCCGGGGCCAGGCTGCCCAGCATCACGGCGGCCTGCAGCCAGGTGGCGGCGGTGGACATCACGGCCGCCGCCGCGAAGGCGCGCCGCAGCTCGGGCTGGGCCTGGGCGCGGCCGCCCATGGCGGCGATGGTGGCGGTGCTGGACACCAGGCCCGAGAACAGGCCGGTGAGCGCCAGGCCCAGGCGCGCGCCCAGGGCCCGCAGGGCCACATGGCCGGCCGCCTGCAGCAGCAGCAAGAGGGTGAGCAGGCCCAGCAGGGTGCGGGCCTTGAGCCCGGCCAGCCAGGCGATGGGCTCGGTGGGCATCAGGGGCAGCACGATCAGGCCCAGGGCGGCCAGCATCAGGCCGTCATGCAGCTCCTGCTCGGTGAGCACCCGGGTGGCGAAGTGGTGCAGCCGGGTGCGCGCGGCCAGCAGCATGGTCATCATCACGGCCGCCGCGGCGCCCAGGGCGGGCGCCTGCAGGCTCAGGGCCCCGATCAGAAAGCTCAGCAGCAGGGCGATCTCGGTGGTCAGGCCAGGGTCCTCGCTGCCCTGGCGCCAGTAGGTCAGGGCCGCCAGGCCGCCCACCACCAGGAGGCCGGCGGGCAGCAGGCCGGGCACGGCCAGGCCATGGGCCAGAGCGCCAGCCACCGAGACCAGGGCGAAGCTGCGCAGGCCGGCGGCCTCGCGCCCCGGCCCCTCGCCCTTGCGGCGTTCGCGCTCCAGACCCACCAGCAGGCCGCCGCCCAGGGCCACCAGCAGACCCATGGCCAGCGGGGCCTGCTCGCCCAGCAGGGCATGCCAATCGCTCATGCGCCAGTCCGCCGTTTACAGATTCACGGTCTCGCCATGCTGGGGCACGCGCACCCGCCAGCCCAGCTCGTCCTGGATGCGGCTGCGCAGCGCATCACTGGCGGCCGGGTCGCCATGCACCACGAAGACCTGTTCGGGGGCGTGGTCCAGGGCGCGCAGCCAGGCCATCAGACCCTCGGCATCGGCATGGCCCGAGAAGCCCTCCAGATGGCTGACCTCGGCATTGACCGGCACGTACTCGCCCTGCAGCTTGATCTCGCGCGCGCCTTCCACCATCTTGGCGCCGCGGCTGCCGCCCACCTGGAAGCCGGGGAAGACGATGTGGTGGCGCGCGCCCGGAGCCAGGGTCTTGAGGTAGTTGAGCACCCGGCCGCCGGTGGCCATGCCGCTGGCCGAGATGATGATGCTGGGCCGGCCCATGGCGCGCACCGCGGCCTTGAGCGAATCGGCCGGCTTGCTGACCACGGTGACGCCATCGTCCAGCGTGGCCAGCTCGCGCGGGCTGATGCGCAGCAGGCGGCCGTTGCGGCGCGTGATCTCCGTGGCCTCGGCGGCCATAGGGCTGTCCAGCAGGATGGGCACATGGCGAGGCAGCTCGCCGGCCTCGCGCAGGCGCTGCAGCACCAGCATCAGGGCCTGGGCGCGACCCACGGCAAAGCTGGGCAGCAGCACGCTGCCGCCGCGTGCCAGGGTGGCGCGGATGATCTGGGCCAGGCGGGCCTGCACGTCCTCGGGCGCGTGCAGGCGGTTGCCATAGGTGGACTCGATCAGCAGCACCTCGGCGCCCTGGGGCTGCTGGGGCGGGGGCATCAGCAGGTCATTGCTGCGGCCCAGATCGCCGGAGAAGAGCAGGCTGCGGCCGGCGCCATTCTGGATGCGGATGGCGCTGGCGCCCAGCAGATGCCCGATGGGCGTGAAGCGGATCTCGCAGTCCTTGAGGCGCAGGCGGCCGTCGCGCGGCAGGCCCATGAAATGCGCCAGCGCCTTCTTGGCGTCGCTGCTGCTGTACAGCGGCAGGGCCTTCTCGTGGCGACTGGTGTGGTGGCGGTTGGCGTGGCGGGCGTCTTCTTCCTGCAGCTTGGCCGCGTCCAGCAGCAGCACCTCGCAGAGCTGGCGCGTGGCGCCGGTGGAGAAGATGGGGCCCTTGAAGCCCTGGCGCACCAGGGCCGGCAGGTAGCCGCTGTGGTCCAGATGGGCGTGGGACAGCAGCACGGCGTCCAGGCCTTGGGGCGGTACACCCAGCGGCGCCCAGTTGCGCTCGCGCAGCGTCTTGAAGCCCTGGAACAGGCCGCAGTCCAGCAGCAGGCGCTGGCTGCCGGTGTCCAGCAGATGGCGGGAGCCGGTGACGGTGTCGGCGGCGCCGAGAAAGCTGAGTTCCATGGGGGGATCCGGGCTGGGGATGGCGCGGATTCGACCATGGGGCCTGAGGCTGGGGCTTGATGGAAGTCAAGCGGCCCGCCAAGGCGGGCCGCAGGGGCAGGCATTCAAGCCGGGGAGGGCGCAGCGCCCTTGAGGAAGCGGCTTAGCGCTTGGGCGGGCCGCCGCGGCCACCCTGGCCGCCGGGGCGGCCACCGCCACCCTGACCCGCGGGACGGCCCCCGCCGCCCTGGGCGGGGCGTCCGCCATCGCGGCGCGGGGCGCCGGCCTGGGCCGGACGGCCACCCTGGCCTTGGCCCGGGGCGCGGGCGCCTGCGCCCTGGCCCTGCGGACGGCCACCACCACCGCCACCACCGCCGGGGCGGCCACCGCCCTGGCCGGGGCGACCGCCGCGACCACCACCGCCGCCACCGCCCGGATTGGGTGCGCGACCGCGGCTGCCATTGGGGTTGAGCACCATGCGGCCCAGCACGATGGGCTCGGGCTTCTCGCCCACCGGGGGCTCGAAACCGGGCACGGCTTCCTTGGGGATCTCGCGCTTGATCAGGCGTTCGATGTCCTTGAGGAAGTTCAGCTCGTCCACGCAAACCAGGCTCACCGCCTCGCCTTGGCAGCCGGCACGGCCGGTGCGGCCGATGCGATGGACATAGTCCTCGGGGACGTTGGGCAGCTCGTAGTTGACGACGTGGGGCAGCTGGTCGATGTCGATGCCGCGGGCCGCGATATCGGTGGCCACCAGGCAGGTCAGCTCGCCGCTCTTGAACTCGGCCAGGGCCTTGGTGCGCGCACCCTGGCTCTTGTTGCCGTGGATGGCCATGGCGCTGATGCCCTGGTCATTCAGGTAGTCGGTCAGGCGGTTGGCGCCATGCTTCATGCGGGTGAAGACCAGCACCTGGTGCCAGTCGCCGCTCTTGATCAGATGGGCCAGCAGTTCCTTCTTGCGGTCGCGGCCGACCGGGTGGACCTTCTGTGCGATCGCATCATTGGTCTGGTTGCGACGCGCCACCTCGATCAGGGCGGGCTGGTTCAGCAGACGATCGGCCAGGGCCTTGATCTCATCGCTGAAGGTGGCCGAGAACAGCAGGTTCTGGCGCTTGGGCGGCAGGATGGCCAGCACCTTCTCGATATCGGGGATGAAGCCCATGTCGAGCATGCGGTCGGCTTCGTCGATGACGAGGATCTCGATCTTGCTCAGATCCAGGGTGCCCTGCATATGGTGGTCCAGCAGGCGGCCGGGGGTGGCCACCAGGATGTCCACGCCGTCGCGCAGGCGGTTGACCTGGGGCTGCATGCCCACGCCGCCGAACATCACCATGCTGGTGAGCGGGAGGTACTTGCCGTAGGTCTTGACGCTTTCCTCGACCTGGGCGGCCAGCTCGCGGGTGGGGGTGAGCACCAGAGCGCGCACCATGTGCTTGCCGCGTGCGTTCTTCACGGCCGGGGTGGCCGAGAGACGGTGCAGCATGGGCAGGGTGAAACCAGCGGTCTTGCCGGTGCCGGTCTGGGCGCCGGCGAGCAGGTCGCCGCCCTGGAGGACGGCGGGAATGGCTTGGGCCTGGATGGGGGTGGGGGAGGTGTAGCCGGCGTCGGCAATGGCCTTGAGCAGCGGTGCTGCCAGGCCCAGGGAGTCGAATGTCATTGACTGCAATGTGAGCACGGTGCCCTGTGGGCGCGGCCGCGTCGCATTGTGGGCAACGCCAGTCTTCGGGCCACGCCAGGAGCGTGCATGGGCTCAAAAATAAAACGCCGCGCAAAGACTGTGATGCGCAGCGTGGCCGCCATTGTAGCCGGGCGACAGCCGCCCCAGGGGGCAAAGGCTGTGACACATGTGTCAAGCCTCGGTAAATAGGGGGCAAGTTGCGGCCATCTTTGCGCCAATGGATACACGGGGGACACCTAGGCTTGCCGCAGTTTCAAACCCTAGCCTGCCTTGTCCATGTCCGAGCCCGATCACCACGCACCGCAAGACCGTCTGCTGCTGTGCGATCCCGATGCGCAAACCCGCTCCCTGCTGGCCGATGCCCTGAAGCTCTGGGGCTACAGCGCCAGCGTGGCCGAGGACAGCGTGGTGCTGGAACAGCTGGGCGAGGGCGAGTACGAGCTGCTGCTGGTGGATCCGCAGGACGCCCGCGGTCGCGGCTGGCAGCGCCTGGGCGCCCTGCGCACGCGCTCGCGTCTGCCGGTGCTGGCCCTGCTCAGCGACAACGCGGTGCTGGACCGGGTGCTGGCCCTGGAGCTGGGGGCCGATGCGGTCTGTCCCAAACCGCGCCAGCCCCAGGAGCTGCATGAGCTGCGCCTGCGCCTGCAGGGCCTGCTGCGGCGCAGCCGCGAGGAGCGCCCGCTCTTCTTCGGGCGCTGGCGCCTGGATCTGCAGACCCGACGCCTGTGCGGGCCGCAAGGCTTTTCCACCGCGCTCTCGCCGGCCGAGTACCGGCTGCTGCGTGCCTTTCTGGAGCGGCCGCACAGCGTGCTGTGCCGGCGCGAGCTGCTGGGCCTGGTGCGCGGTCCCGGGGCGCCGGCCCTGGAGCGCAATATCGATCTGCTGATCTCGCGCCTGCGCCAGAAGCTGGACGAGGACGCGCGCGAGCCGCGCCTGATCCGCACGGTGCGTGGTCTGGGCTATCTCTTCGAGCCCCCCGAGCACTGAACGGCCCGACGCACAAGGCCTTGCGGCTTTTAGCACACAGGGGTTTGGCCACCCCCCGACCCGCGGGGCCGGAAGGCGAGAGGGCAGTGACGGGCCACCCGTAAACTGGCCCGGCGTTACCGCCTGTATCCGCAGTATGAAGTCCGGCCTGTTCCTCCCCCTGATGGCACCCCCGCTGTGCCTGGTGGCGGTGCTGTGCCTGGCCTTGAGCTGGAGCACGGCGGCGCGGGCGACCGAGGTCTCGCGCACCCTGGTGCAGGCCGAGAGTGGTTTGGGCACCGCCGAGCTGGTGAGCGCCATCCTGGGCTACACGGCCTGGCCGGGCCGCGAGCGGACCAGCGTGGTGCTGTGCGTGAGCCGGGCCGCGCCCGAGGCAGCCGCCATCCTGTCCCAGGCCCAGCAGCAGCGTCTGCGCTGGCCCCTGGTGGGGCGCGGCATCGAGGTCGATGAGCCCCCGCCCGCCGCCTGTGACGCCATCTACTTCGAAGGCTGGCAGGCCCAGGCCCAGCGCCAGGCGCTGCGCGGCCTGGCGGGTCGGCCGGTGCTGAGCATCGGCTCGGGCAGCGAGTTCTGCAGCGATGGCGGCCTGTTCTGCCTGGCGCCCGGGTCGGCGGGCCTGCGTTTCGAGGTGAATCTGGACGCGGTGGCGCGCAGCGGCCTGCGCGTGCATCCCCAGGTCTTGCGCCTGGCGCGGCCGCGGGCCGTGGGGAGCACAGGATGACCTTGCAGCCCCGGCATCGCGAACTGCCCAGCGTGGCCAGCCTGCTGCGCCGCGCCCAGCTGCGCGTGGCCCTGCTCACCCTGCTGGTGGTGGGCTCGGTGCTGACCCTGGGCATGCTGGTCTCGCTGCGCCTGTCCCAGCTGCACAACCTGGACCTGGTGGCCCGCTCCCTGGCCTACACCACCGAGGCGGCCGCGGTCTTCCGCGACGCGGGCGCGGCCCGCGAGCTGCTGGCCGAGGCGGTGGCCCGCGAGGAACTGGCCGGCGCCCGGCTGCTGCTGGACAACGGCCAGGAGCTGGCCGCCTGGCAGCGGCCCGCGCGCTGGTCCTGGCTGGAAACCGCGGTGGACCGGCTGCTGCCGCTGCGCGCGGAGGCGCCGCTGTCCTACCAGGGCCGCCCTCTGGGCCGGGTGCTGCTGCGTGGCGATGTGGCGCCCCTGCTGCGCGCCCTGGGCTGGGCCTTGCTGGCGGCCCTGCTGGGCATGGCGCTCAGCGGTCTGGCGGTGCTGCTGATGACCCGGCGCATGCGCCCCCTGCTGGAGGTGCCGCTGCGCGAGCTGGCGGCCCAGTCGCGCAGCATCCGCCAGCTGCGAGCCTTCGAGCGCCGCGCGCATGGCGGGGCGGTGCGCGAAATTGACGCCCTGGCTACCGATTTCAATGCCCTGCTGGACGAGGTGCAGGCGCGCGAGCTGGAGTTGCTGAGCCGACATGCGGCCCTGCAGTCCGACCACGAGAGCCTGGCCCGCCAGGCCAGCCGCGACCCCCTCACCGGCGTGGCCAACCGGGCGCATTTCGAGCGCTGCCTGCGCGAGTCGGTGGCCCGCGCGGCGGCCGGCGGTGCGGGCCTGGGCCTGCTCTTCATCGATGCCGACCGCTTCAAGCAGATCAATGACGAGTACGGCCACGAGGTGGGCGACCGCGTGCTGATCGCCCTGGCTCAGCGCCTGCGCAGCGCGGTGCGCGAGCATGATCTGGTGGCCCGTCTGGGCGGGGACGAGTTCGTGGTCCTGATCGAGCCCCTGCGCCAGGCAGAGGACGCCTGGCGGGTGGTGCAGCAGATCGAGGCGGCGGTGCGTGCCCCGGTGGCCCTGGGCGGGCTTGCGCCCGTGGCCGGCGTCACGCCCGGTGTCAGCATCGGCGTGGCGGTCTACCCGGAGCATGGCGACAGTGCCGAAGCCCTGATGCGCGCTGCCGACGAGGCCATGTACCGCCGCAAGCGCGGCGGCCGCCTGCTGGGCGCGCCCGGAGAGTGAGGCCGCCGCCCATGTCCTGAAGTTCCGTCTTTCCACTCCTCACGCGTTTGCGTCCTTGCACCATGATGGCCAAGAAATCTCTGTACAAGCGTTTGATGAGTGTGGGCCTGCTGGCCCTGTGCGCCGCCTGCCAGCAGATGCCGATGGCCCAGCCACTGCCGGCCAAGCCGGCTTCGGTCTGGACCGACCCCCAGGTCCGGGCCCTGCGCGAGCTGGGCTTCGCGCCCATCGAGGGCGATGAGTGGTCGCTGAACCTGGCGGCCAGCGTGCTCTTCGACTTCGATTCCGACCAACTGCGCCCCCTGCAGCACCAGCAGCTGGAGCGCATCGGCCGCACCCTGGCCCAGGTGGGGGTCAAGGGCCTGCGCGTGGAGGGGCATAGCGACAATGTGGGCGATGCCGACTACAACCGCCGTCTCTCCCTGCGCCGCGCCGGCGCGGTGGCCCAGGTCCTGGCCGCGGCCGGCCTGGCACGCGAGCATCTGCCCACCCAGGGCCATGGCAGCGCCAAGCCGATTGCCGACAACGCCAGCGAGGCCGGCCGGGCCCAGAACCGCCGCGTGGTGCTGATCGCGCCCTCGCTCTGAGGGGCTTGAGGCGCTTGAGGCGGGGCAGGGCCAAGCTCTGCGACAATAGGAGCTGTTGTGCGGGCCAGGTGCGCAAAGCGCCAGGGCCCGCGTTCGCTTTTCCGATTCCCTAAAACTCCGCGAGCATCATGGCCCAGTACGTCTTTTCGATGAACCGCGTCAACAAGACGGTTCCGCCCAAACGCCACATCCTCAAGGACATCTCCCTGTCGTTCTTCCCCGGCGCCAAGATCGGTGTGCTGGGCCTGAACGGCTCGGGCAAGTCCACCATCCTGAAGATCATGGCGGGTGTGGACAAGGAGTTCGAAGGCGAGGCCGTGGCCATGCCCGGCATCAAGATCGGCTACCTGGAGCAGGAGCCCAAGCTCGACCCGAACCAGACCGTGCGCGAGGCCGTGGAAGAGGGCATCGGCGGCGTGCTGGCCGCCAAGAAGCGCCTGGACGAGGTCTATGCCGCCTATGCCGAGCCGGATGCCGACTTCGACGCCCTGGCCGCCGAGCAGGGCGAGCTGGAGGCCATCATCGCCGCCGCCGGCTCCGAGAACACCGACCTGCAGCTGGAGCTGGCCGCCGACGCCCTGAACCTGCCGCCCTGGGACGCCAAGATC is part of the Shinella sp. XGS7 genome and harbors:
- a CDS encoding OmpA family protein, with amino-acid sequence MSVGLLALCAACQQMPMAQPLPAKPASVWTDPQVRALRELGFAPIEGDEWSLNLAASVLFDFDSDQLRPLQHQQLERIGRTLAQVGVKGLRVEGHSDNVGDADYNRRLSLRRAGAVAQVLAAAGLAREHLPTQGHGSAKPIADNASEAGRAQNRRVVLIAPSL
- a CDS encoding sensor domain-containing diguanylate cyclase, with translation MTLQPRHRELPSVASLLRRAQLRVALLTLLVVGSVLTLGMLVSLRLSQLHNLDLVARSLAYTTEAAAVFRDAGAARELLAEAVAREELAGARLLLDNGQELAAWQRPARWSWLETAVDRLLPLRAEAPLSYQGRPLGRVLLRGDVAPLLRALGWALLAALLGMALSGLAVLLMTRRMRPLLEVPLRELAAQSRSIRQLRAFERRAHGGAVREIDALATDFNALLDEVQARELELLSRHAALQSDHESLARQASRDPLTGVANRAHFERCLRESVARAAAGGAGLGLLFIDADRFKQINDEYGHEVGDRVLIALAQRLRSAVREHDLVARLGGDEFVVLIEPLRQAEDAWRVVQQIEAAVRAPVALGGLAPVAGVTPGVSIGVAVYPEHGDSAEALMRAADEAMYRRKRGGRLLGAPGE
- a CDS encoding YfiR family protein, translating into MAPPLCLVAVLCLALSWSTAARATEVSRTLVQAESGLGTAELVSAILGYTAWPGRERTSVVLCVSRAAPEAAAILSQAQQQRLRWPLVGRGIEVDEPPPAACDAIYFEGWQAQAQRQALRGLAGRPVLSIGSGSEFCSDGGLFCLAPGSAGLRFEVNLDAVARSGLRVHPQVLRLARPRAVGSTG
- the mnmC gene encoding FAD-dependent 5-carboxymethylaminomethyl-2-thiouridine(34) oxidoreductase MnmC encodes the protein MKTAPIVPARVDFSDAEVAQAPDYGDVYHARAGAFAQARHVFLGGNQLPARWQGRTRFVILETGFGLGNNFLASWAAWREDPQRCERLVFISIEKHPLTREDLARAHARSPAPELAGQLLAAWPPLTPNLHSLSFEQGQVRLLLALGDARDWLRELVAEVDAIYLDGFAPARNPEIWDPWLLKSLGRLAAPGCTAATWSVARPVRDGLASAGFEVEKAPGFAAKGQMSVARFAPRHALQRPPGRQALAPGAREALVIGAGLAGAACAHALAREGLAVTVLDARAESASEGSGNPGGLFHGTLHPGDGVHARFNRAAALATQRLLAELPPLPWLQTGLLRLETKLDVAAMKATLATQGLPADYLQALTAEAAAACSGLPLHEPAWFYPGGGALPPRAYVQALLQAAQARLLTHCPVAALRRGGAGWQALDGEGRLLAEAPALVLAGGQAGQALLASLMPGLPLVAQRGQISHLAAAAPLPRLPVAGAGYALADGQGGLWCGATAQLGDPDPRLRENDQASNLAQWAELAGLAQAPEAPLAGRVGWRLVTPDRLPLVGGVPAAEQGGRQDLLRGLARLPGLVLCTALGSRGISWAALAGQVAAAQLCGSPLPLEAELADAIDPARFALRQQRKAN
- a CDS encoding DUF4010 domain-containing protein, which produces MSDWHALLGEQAPLAMGLLVALGGGLLVGLERERRKGEGPGREAAGLRSFALVSVAGALAHGLAVPGLLPAGLLVVGGLAALTYWRQGSEDPGLTTEIALLLSFLIGALSLQAPALGAAAAVMMTMLLAARTRLHHFATRVLTEQELHDGLMLAALGLIVLPLMPTEPIAWLAGLKARTLLGLLTLLLLLQAAGHVALRALGARLGLALTGLFSGLVSSTATIAAMGGRAQAQPELRRAFAAAAVMSTAATWLQAAVMLGSLAPAQLHHVAPTCAAGMLCALGLALLLARGAPTVAAGPGSGGPLRLREALIVAGLLSAVSALVGWANGRFGAQGLLGSVALAAFADAHAPMASLGSLAARGEITPATLVQALLLTIACNSLTRGLTALAAGGWAYARWVIGALILSWTSAAALGFGILAALR
- a CDS encoding MBL fold metallo-hydrolase RNA specificity domain-containing protein; its protein translation is MELSFLGAADTVTGSRHLLDTGSQRLLLDCGLFQGFKTLRERNWAPLGVPPQGLDAVLLSHAHLDHSGYLPALVRQGFKGPIFSTGATRQLCEVLLLDAAKLQEEDARHANRHHTSRHEKALPLYSSSDAKKALAHFMGLPRDGRLRLKDCEIRFTPIGHLLGASAIRIQNGAGRSLLFSGDLGRSNDLLMPPPQQPQGAEVLLIESTYGNRLHAPEDVQARLAQIIRATLARGGSVLLPSFAVGRAQALMLVLQRLREAGELPRHVPILLDSPMAAEATEITRRNGRLLRISPRELATLDDGVTVVSKPADSLKAAVRAMGRPSIIISASGMATGGRVLNYLKTLAPGARHHIVFPGFQVGGSRGAKMVEGAREIKLQGEYVPVNAEVSHLEGFSGHADAEGLMAWLRALDHAPEQVFVVHGDPAASDALRSRIQDELGWRVRVPQHGETVNL
- a CDS encoding DEAD/DEAH box helicase, translated to MTFDSLGLAAPLLKAIADAGYTSPTPIQAQAIPAVLQGGDLLAGAQTGTGKTAGFTLPMLHRLSATPAVKNARGKHMVRALVLTPTRELAAQVEESVKTYGKYLPLTSMVMFGGVGMQPQVNRLRDGVDILVATPGRLLDHHMQGTLDLSKIEILVIDEADRMLDMGFIPDIEKVLAILPPKRQNLLFSATFSDEIKALADRLLNQPALIEVARRNQTNDAIAQKVHPVGRDRKKELLAHLIKSGDWHQVLVFTRMKHGANRLTDYLNDQGISAMAIHGNKSQGARTKALAEFKSGELTCLVATDIAARGIDIDQLPHVVNYELPNVPEDYVHRIGRTGRAGCQGEAVSLVCVDELNFLKDIERLIKREIPKEAVPGFEPPVGEKPEPIVLGRMVLNPNGSRGRAPNPGGGGGGGRGGRPGQGGGRPGGGGGGGGRPQGQGAGARAPGQGQGGRPAQAGAPRRDGGRPAQGGGGRPAGQGGGGRPGGQGGRGGPPKR
- a CDS encoding response regulator transcription factor → MSEPDHHAPQDRLLLCDPDAQTRSLLADALKLWGYSASVAEDSVVLEQLGEGEYELLLVDPQDARGRGWQRLGALRTRSRLPVLALLSDNAVLDRVLALELGADAVCPKPRQPQELHELRLRLQGLLRRSREERPLFFGRWRLDLQTRRLCGPQGFSTALSPAEYRLLRAFLERPHSVLCRRELLGLVRGPGAPALERNIDLLISRLRQKLDEDAREPRLIRTVRGLGYLFEPPEH